A stretch of the Chitinophaga sp. Cy-1792 genome encodes the following:
- the pgl gene encoding 6-phosphogluconolactonase produces the protein MELHIAKDPAQLSENVAAWISNYILEVLQSQERFTFVLSGGSTPKQLYKLLAKAPYNTMIPWEKLHFFWGDERAVPFEDDRNNARMAYDELLNLVPVNPDNIHVMRTDIEPEAAAAEYEKVIRSYYDEDDITFDLVLLGMGDDGHTLSLFPGLPIVHEQDAWVKAFWLEAQNMYRITLTAPVVNSAACVLFMATGAAKAITLKNVIEGTFDADKYPSQLIRPEDGELHWFVDEAAASAME, from the coding sequence ATGGAATTACATATAGCAAAAGATCCTGCCCAGCTCAGTGAAAACGTGGCCGCCTGGATCAGCAACTATATTCTTGAAGTATTACAGAGCCAGGAACGCTTCACCTTCGTACTTTCCGGTGGCAGTACGCCTAAGCAACTGTATAAACTGCTTGCAAAAGCACCTTACAATACCATGATCCCATGGGAAAAACTGCATTTTTTCTGGGGCGATGAAAGGGCCGTTCCTTTCGAAGATGATCGTAATAACGCCCGTATGGCGTATGATGAGCTGCTTAACCTGGTACCGGTAAATCCGGATAATATCCATGTGATGCGCACAGACATCGAGCCGGAAGCTGCTGCTGCGGAATATGAAAAAGTTATCCGCTCTTATTATGATGAAGATGATATCACCTTCGACCTGGTATTATTAGGTATGGGAGATGATGGACATACGTTGTCCCTCTTCCCCGGATTACCCATTGTACACGAACAGGATGCCTGGGTGAAAGCTTTCTGGCTCGAAGCACAGAACATGTACCGCATTACGCTGACAGCCCCAGTTGTCAACAGCGCAGCCTGCGTACTGTTTATGGCTACCGGCGCCGCCAAAGCCATTACGCTGAAAAATGTGATCGAAGGTACTTTCGATGCAGACAAATATCCTTCCCAGCTGATTCGCCCTGAAGATGGTGAACTGCACTGGTTTGTTGATGAAGCTGCCGCTTCTGCAATGGAGTAA
- a CDS encoding amidohydrolase family protein: MFEKPIFDAHLHIIDHQHPLQPNQGYLPPAFTVADYKERTSDLEIAGGAVVSGSFQGFDQSYLIDALKELGPSFVGVTQIPATTPDEDIIALNDAGVRAVRFNIQRGGSESILYLEKLALRVYDLVKWHVELYVDSRQLPSISTTLRKLPKVVIDHLGLSKAGFKYLLPLVEKGAIVKATGFSRCDFDVVPAMKQITAINPAALIFGTDFPATRALRPFNLSDLQLIVKNFSADMVNRICWDNAIRLYHPSNTGAVAAR, from the coding sequence ATGTTTGAAAAGCCCATATTCGATGCACATTTGCACATAATAGACCATCAGCATCCCTTACAGCCTAATCAGGGCTATCTGCCTCCAGCCTTTACCGTAGCAGATTACAAAGAACGTACATCTGATCTCGAAATTGCCGGCGGCGCTGTGGTTTCAGGTTCCTTCCAGGGATTCGATCAGTCATACCTGATTGATGCCCTCAAAGAACTGGGACCCTCTTTTGTAGGGGTGACGCAGATCCCGGCCACCACACCGGATGAAGACATTATTGCACTCAACGATGCCGGTGTACGTGCCGTCAGGTTTAATATCCAGCGCGGAGGCTCCGAGAGTATCCTCTACCTGGAAAAACTGGCACTTCGTGTATACGACCTCGTAAAGTGGCATGTGGAATTATATGTAGATTCCCGCCAGCTGCCCAGTATTTCCACCACCCTGCGCAAACTGCCTAAAGTGGTGATAGACCACCTGGGCCTGTCTAAAGCAGGATTCAAATACCTGCTGCCATTGGTAGAAAAAGGAGCCATCGTTAAAGCTACCGGCTTCAGCCGTTGCGATTTCGATGTAGTACCAGCCATGAAACAAATCACGGCCATTAATCCGGCAGCACTGATATTCGGCACCGACTTCCCTGCCACCAGGGCTCTCCGGCCATTTAATCTAAGCGACCTGCAACTGATAGTAAAAAACTTTTCTGCTGATATGGTGAACCGGATCTGTTGGGATAATGCCATCCGCTTATACCACCCGAGCAATACCGGCGCCGTAGCTGCCAGATAG